From Thermus albus, one genomic window encodes:
- a CDS encoding PQQ-dependent sugar dehydrogenase yields MVSRRRVLLGLFGLSLVRAQGFRVEEVVGGLEVPWALAFLPDGSFLVSERPGRIQWVREGRARLYAELPVYHRGESGLLGLALHPRFPQEPYLYAYRTVEEGGLRNQVVRLRHQGEKGVLERVVLDGIPARSHGLHSGGRIAFGPDGMLYVTTGEVYERELAQDLSSLGGKILRITPEGRPAPGNPFWNRQGARPEVYSYGHRNPQGLAWHPLTGELFASEHGPSGEQGFGHDEVNLIVAGGNYGWPRVVGQGNDPRYRNPLYLWPEGFPPGNLAFWRGSLYVAGLRGQALVRLALEGMKGSWRVAGVETVLSGYGRLREVQAGPDGALYVTTSNRDGRGQVRPKDDRVLRLR; encoded by the coding sequence ATGGTTTCTCGTAGGAGGGTTCTCCTGGGGCTTTTCGGGCTTTCCCTGGTGCGGGCCCAAGGGTTTAGGGTGGAGGAGGTGGTGGGGGGCCTGGAGGTGCCCTGGGCTTTGGCCTTTTTGCCGGACGGTAGCTTCCTGGTCTCTGAACGCCCCGGGCGGATCCAATGGGTGCGGGAGGGAAGGGCTAGGCTTTATGCGGAGCTTCCCGTCTACCACCGGGGGGAGTCGGGGCTTTTGGGCCTAGCCCTTCATCCCCGCTTTCCCCAGGAGCCCTATCTCTACGCCTACCGCACGGTGGAGGAAGGGGGCCTCAGGAACCAGGTGGTGCGGCTAAGGCACCAAGGGGAAAAGGGGGTGCTGGAAAGGGTGGTCCTGGACGGCATTCCCGCCCGCTCCCACGGCTTGCACTCGGGAGGGCGGATAGCCTTCGGCCCCGATGGCATGCTTTACGTGACCACGGGGGAGGTCTACGAGCGGGAGCTGGCCCAGGACCTTTCCTCCTTGGGGGGCAAGATCCTGAGGATTACCCCAGAGGGCAGGCCCGCACCGGGGAATCCCTTTTGGAACCGGCAGGGAGCCCGGCCCGAAGTCTACAGCTACGGCCACCGCAATCCCCAGGGCCTGGCCTGGCACCCCCTTACGGGGGAGCTTTTTGCCAGCGAGCATGGGCCCAGTGGGGAGCAAGGCTTTGGCCACGATGAGGTGAACCTCATCGTGGCCGGGGGGAATTACGGTTGGCCCCGGGTGGTGGGCCAGGGGAACGACCCCCGTTACCGCAACCCCCTTTACCTCTGGCCCGAGGGCTTTCCCCCCGGGAACCTGGCCTTCTGGAGGGGGAGTCTGTATGTGGCGGGGCTTAGGGGACAGGCCCTGGTGCGCCTGGCCTTAGAGGGGATGAAGGGGAGCTGGCGGGTGGCCGGGGTGGAAACGGTCCTTTCCGGTTACGGCAGGCTTAGGGAGGTGCAGGCGGGTCCGGACGGCGCCCTTTACGTGACCACCTCCAACCGCGACGGGCGGGGCCAGGTGCGCCCCAAGGACGACAGGGTGCTGAGGTTGCGTTAG
- the tdh gene encoding L-threonine 3-dehydrogenase: protein MRALAKLAPEEGLTLVERPLPEPGPGEILVRVEAASICGTDLHIWRWDHWARGRIKPPLITGHEFSGVVVATGPGVKRPQVGDHVSLESHIVCHACPACRTGNYHVCLNTEILGVDRDGGFAEYVVVPAENAWVNPKDLPFEVGAILEPFGNAVHTVYAGSGVSGKSVLITGAGPIGLMAAMVARASGAGPILVSDPNPYRLSFARPYADRLVNPLEEDLLSVVREVTGSGVEVLLEFSGNETAIHQGLRALIPGGEARILGIPSDPIRFDLAGELVMRGITAYGIAGRRLWQTWMQGTALVYSGRVDLTPLITHRLPLSRYQEAFALLSQGQAVKVILDPRA, encoded by the coding sequence ATGCGCGCTCTAGCCAAGCTGGCCCCCGAAGAGGGCCTAACCCTGGTGGAACGCCCCCTGCCCGAACCGGGACCGGGGGAGATCCTGGTGCGGGTGGAGGCCGCCAGCATCTGCGGCACCGACCTCCACATCTGGCGGTGGGACCATTGGGCCAGGGGGCGGATTAAGCCCCCCCTTATCACCGGCCACGAGTTCAGCGGGGTGGTGGTGGCCACAGGCCCTGGGGTTAAGAGGCCCCAGGTGGGGGACCACGTGAGCCTGGAAAGCCATATCGTCTGCCATGCCTGCCCCGCCTGCCGCACCGGCAACTACCACGTCTGCTTGAACACTGAGATCCTGGGGGTGGACCGGGACGGGGGCTTCGCCGAGTACGTGGTGGTGCCGGCGGAAAACGCCTGGGTCAACCCCAAGGACTTACCCTTTGAGGTGGGGGCCATTCTGGAGCCCTTTGGGAATGCCGTGCACACGGTGTATGCGGGAAGCGGGGTGTCCGGCAAAAGCGTCCTCATCACCGGGGCGGGGCCCATCGGTCTCATGGCGGCCATGGTGGCCCGGGCCAGCGGAGCCGGGCCCATCCTGGTCTCGGACCCCAATCCCTACCGCCTCTCCTTTGCCAGGCCTTATGCCGACCGGCTCGTCAATCCCTTGGAGGAGGATTTGCTTTCCGTGGTGCGGGAGGTGACGGGAAGCGGGGTGGAGGTGCTTTTGGAGTTTTCCGGAAACGAAACCGCCATCCACCAGGGGCTAAGGGCCCTGATCCCCGGGGGGGAGGCCAGGATCCTGGGGATCCCCTCCGATCCCATCCGCTTTGACCTGGCGGGGGAGCTGGTCATGCGGGGGATCACCGCCTACGGGATTGCCGGAAGGAGGCTATGGCAGACCTGGATGCAGGGCACCGCCTTGGTCTATTCGGGCCGGGTGGACCTGACCCCCCTCATCACCCATCGCCTGCCCTTAAGCCGGTACCAGGAGGCCTTCGCCCTTCTTTCCCAGGGGCAGGCGGTCAAGGTCATCCTGGACCCCAGGGCGTGA
- the mtnA gene encoding S-methyl-5-thioribose-1-phosphate isomerase, which yields MERILPFRFDEKEGVFWLLDQRRLPLEEVWVPVRTAKEMAQAIRAMVVRGAPAIGVAAGFGMVLAHLRGEDLEEADRLLRQSRPTAVNLFHALDRMRPHWGDLKGSLKEAQAIWHEVAETERAISQHGARVLRGQVLTHCNTGPLATGGYGTALGAIVEAFRQGRVSHVWVDETRPYLQGARLTAYELQKARVPATLIADNMAGFLMARGRVDAVMVGVDRMALNGDFANKIGTYALAVLAHHHGIPFYAALPLSSVDPSLETGEGIPIEERPAQELLELKGVRLAPEGFPAYHPAFDLTPHRYLTGIVTEKGVLYPPFDEALRRALGLA from the coding sequence GTGGAAAGGATCTTGCCCTTTCGCTTTGACGAAAAGGAAGGGGTCTTCTGGCTTCTGGACCAGAGGAGGCTTCCCCTCGAGGAGGTCTGGGTTCCCGTGCGCACCGCCAAGGAGATGGCCCAGGCCATACGGGCCATGGTGGTGCGGGGGGCTCCGGCCATCGGGGTGGCCGCTGGCTTTGGCATGGTGCTGGCCCACCTAAGGGGCGAGGACCTGGAGGAGGCGGACCGGCTTTTGCGGCAGAGCCGGCCCACGGCGGTGAACCTCTTCCACGCCCTGGACCGCATGCGCCCTCATTGGGGCGACCTGAAGGGAAGCCTGAAGGAAGCCCAGGCCATCTGGCACGAGGTGGCGGAGACGGAAAGGGCCATCAGCCAGCATGGGGCCAGGGTTTTGCGGGGCCAGGTCCTCACCCACTGCAACACCGGCCCCCTGGCCACCGGGGGGTACGGCACCGCCCTGGGGGCCATCGTGGAGGCCTTTCGCCAAGGGCGGGTGTCCCACGTCTGGGTAGACGAGACCCGGCCCTACCTGCAAGGGGCTAGGCTCACCGCCTATGAGCTGCAAAAGGCTCGGGTGCCGGCCACCCTGATTGCGGACAACATGGCGGGCTTCCTCATGGCAAGGGGCCGGGTGGATGCGGTCATGGTGGGGGTGGACCGCATGGCCTTGAATGGGGACTTCGCCAACAAGATCGGCACCTACGCCCTGGCGGTCCTGGCCCACCACCACGGGATTCCCTTCTACGCCGCTTTGCCCCTCTCTTCCGTGGACCCCAGCCTGGAAACCGGGGAGGGCATCCCCATTGAGGAGCGCCCGGCCCAGGAGCTCCTGGAGCTAAAGGGCGTGCGCCTTGCCCCCGAGGGTTTCCCCGCCTACCACCCGGCCTTTGACCTCACGCCCCACCGCTACCTCACGGGGATCGTCACGGAAAAGGGCGTGCTCTACCCTCCCTTTGACGAGGCCTTGCGCCGTGCCTTGGGGTTGGCTTGA
- a CDS encoding translocation/assembly module TamB domain-containing protein — protein sequence MRWGLLLLLGVLLALGLLLAWPPLLRMAVERGMALAGFRGEVREVGGHLLLGLRLKGVRLQGEGVALEAEEVRLGYDLLGLLRKELPLSLAIRRARITPTWEALFPEKPGPPPAIRTIFRQLRLEEVQVELPKGKRLFLPPLRLTLSGENPYAFLARLPGGSFQGEAKALAPDLSAWEVGYRGEVRGLSFFYEGLKGGRVSGVFRLLPSGVEGEGQVEGGVVELVGFTLTQVAGPIRLREDRVEAELRGMGLEGPLSARAEVDLKGERYRFSLEGRPTLPALARHYRLSLPVEGDGTLWLEGEGWDQIRVQGRFMGEGRLLGEPFRHRGTLSFDRVFRLQAEAEGKLFDRTYRLALGLVGGEYGASLEDSLGSRLSLRGWGNRTEAQGQVAWPKPLEGLAQVAFRSQGIQWQAEVRSPGVTLALFQALDLSGEVRGEGDRVSGRLGPVTLFGTWSDLALHLAPTPLTVGGLEGKGRLLGGRLRASLRYNSPYTAFPLEVWQEAGAYRFQTPYGEGVYRGGALALSLRGLPIRALEEFRLSGHALYREGGLSGKLSLRGRYLEAEGSLRRLGAEVQGRVRTPLGELPFAGAYDPEPGLVLRAQDLFLRYRRGVSLKGRAELGPLTLWADLAWDGGFRGQARVETPWVAGVLQGKGGRLVLAEMKGYAQGEGEVYPELRIAGRLLPPWPEGLEVPPLPFHLDRRGLEVEGVGRLDFAERFPFHLDLPWSYRGLSGGFQAVGTLEGGRLALSLPYGRLEALGAWRDLRVRGQGEVPHLGKVEVAGSADLLRLSYRAQARLGKPTLTLSLVGQGAGLRFLGQAPGLRILGGYEKGLSLLLQAEGFDLSPWGLPARVTGTWGTRGGRLQLESPYGEALLTGEEPLRARVRFRGPFVWGEARISPEGLFLKVEGAYGEEGVGVRLAGEGGGPWQALSLGFSGEAHLPYLGSLPLKGRVWTEEGRWRYQVQGPLFLEGEGLAYRGGFALPFSAWGREGRLEGSFQGEGLRLEGEGEGRWAGLPFAFQGSFAENPFLELRWEGGRAELRGEEVGFSLEEVAPVAEVLGLPLKGMAQGRLSLKGVGEAWAQVRYGTEPLAVAYREGVLRLFLTERHVGLAWNPREARLWGLGEILGEGWLRLGPGLKGEAEGDFRYGHLELGLKGPLEDLVLEARYQQEELGRTELLGLVNLLALKGQGTLRHASSYGEGEVALTWEGTRYAGEGGFRSLRYLEQEGPVHLRGEGARLEASWQAPLALRLSYDGAWRLWAKGQGEVQGMALRADLTWGPEGYLGEVWAEGRGLALRGKGEGPLRLELLGKDLPGEVRAEATLEGLFLSGRARYRLGLAGSQASSGADLEVKGVFQGRLPRLSLEGQGGLFGEGEVLPLRFTYDYRGGPLRVEDLFLAGEGEGYHLSLKEGRLSLMLDKDLTPFGLPVRLKVQGDGPWQEALRVSLERAEGVLSGRAWLWPFRAELSGEVLGERVGVGYRDGEVVGVFQGPRFSGEARYRKGLSGLLTLRYPLPGGSLAGSVDLGQGIFALQGEGAWRGDLKGGFCLPLPLGRCPGLEGEVRGGLAYGEYAFSGSYVYRAKEGYLGALSGEGRLSTPYGDLLARGRGLGLDLLGEGLPLEGRLDLSPFHLAYRYAGALPKGLGELWAQGVYPGEWLRGRYRYGEVELALLGLPGFQVGVEGQGVFGQLGPEGLALVFQGFAYGPLALSGRVEGPWAEVGLRLDLAALGRRTEVQGRYGVKGLSLAFSGDLEGEVAWKEAWRGRLAFKEGSLELSGKGLPEAQGEVLGERVRLAWPLLEVGGIRLDLASRRAEGEGRVFQGLLPGGLAVRGEGEGLKVGYRVPGLDLPLEGSLDLKELSLLLASPEGEGALRYAGGRVEGSLALRPYGFPLRLEGEGERVRLMGEHPAFPWWVAGAGSLEGEVDLSGAYRLTYRAGEQVLRLSGKLLQARLEAQGPYLAGALSYPAAGELRVDLPLPPLESRFRGRVFGEGYRVEGVLEGGVGRITAKGTLFPLAGEVHLERANLEDFAGRYAPYLKGWVSGNLAIKGLEAQAQLEGEAGVSGTRLPLRFLGLLARGGVRGEGRLGESAFRVDLKGERLDLTASPRGFPLHLLLMAVAGPLEGEAYWTGAVRLRLPLSDPLKGEGVLVGEALRFVGAGDELRGQAVLRLEGGRVHVDRLSLSGRGSWEGGGYWGKEGSDLYLSLRDTVFTPVLQVVPALKPYRPEGSGSLLLRLRGDGFQAEFRDFRFRLGPVAGYLPQGLLSLNGGAKAEGELTLSAPFPGRARLGLEGRLEDFRVSAKGTVSLPGLKEETPAEVAFRYPGYGVEIQLGEAQAQGTLFPLRLAGYGRLPLYYPQYYLQEGLLDVKGFFLYEEKGTYHLTGNAEVLRARLALPEAQTRQLSREGVALQAPTGKPTPVPLVFDGVRVYAERGILVQESLAQGELKGEVFLGGSYGDPFLAGEVRSLWGSFRLWDSLFTLDPGESVLRFRPDRGLLPEFGLKALAETRGYKVVLMASGEFLRENGRVKVRLEPRFTSDPPLSEPEIYALLTLGTPDVNRLAETLPQAALGAALENLVLGQLERELTKALGLDRFQLQVPILQGGDLGDVRFSVGKYLSPELFLGYEVDLRGEQTLSAQYRWDGLTFSLASTFLPGDGRLSRFTFALGYDLTPTLGLTFSLEAADATRFSVGALYRW from the coding sequence ATGCGGTGGGGGCTTCTCCTCCTCTTAGGGGTTTTGCTGGCCCTTGGCCTCCTCCTGGCCTGGCCCCCCCTGCTCCGGATGGCGGTGGAGCGGGGTATGGCCTTGGCGGGCTTTAGGGGGGAGGTGCGGGAGGTGGGGGGGCATCTCCTTCTGGGGCTGCGCCTGAAGGGGGTCCGGCTCCAAGGGGAGGGGGTAGCCCTGGAGGCGGAGGAGGTGCGCCTGGGCTATGACCTCCTGGGCCTCTTGCGCAAGGAGCTTCCCCTCTCCTTGGCCATAAGGAGGGCGAGGATAACGCCCACCTGGGAGGCCCTGTTTCCCGAGAAGCCGGGGCCGCCCCCTGCCATTAGGACCATCTTTCGGCAGCTCCGGCTGGAGGAGGTCCAGGTGGAGCTTCCCAAGGGGAAGAGGCTTTTCCTACCCCCCTTGCGCCTTACCCTGAGCGGGGAAAACCCCTATGCCTTCCTGGCCCGGCTTCCGGGAGGAAGCTTCCAAGGGGAGGCCAAGGCCTTAGCCCCGGACCTTTCCGCCTGGGAGGTTGGCTATAGGGGCGAGGTGCGGGGGCTTTCCTTCTTCTATGAGGGGCTTAAGGGGGGGCGGGTTTCTGGGGTTTTCCGCCTCCTGCCTTCGGGGGTGGAGGGGGAAGGCCAGGTGGAAGGGGGGGTGGTGGAGCTTGTGGGCTTCACCCTCACCCAGGTGGCGGGGCCCATCCGCCTAAGGGAGGACCGGGTGGAGGCGGAGCTAAGGGGAATGGGTCTAGAAGGCCCCCTTTCCGCCCGGGCGGAGGTGGACCTTAAGGGGGAGCGCTACCGCTTCTCCCTCGAGGGGCGGCCTACCCTTCCCGCCCTGGCCCGGCACTACCGCCTCTCCTTGCCGGTGGAGGGGGATGGAACCCTTTGGCTGGAAGGGGAAGGCTGGGACCAGATCCGGGTCCAGGGGCGTTTTATGGGGGAGGGGCGGCTTTTAGGGGAGCCCTTCCGCCACCGGGGGACCCTTTCCTTTGACCGGGTTTTCCGCTTGCAGGCGGAGGCCGAGGGAAAGCTTTTTGACCGCACCTACCGCCTGGCCTTGGGCCTGGTGGGGGGGGAGTATGGGGCGAGCCTCGAGGACTCCCTTGGAAGCCGGCTTTCCCTGAGGGGCTGGGGGAACCGCACCGAGGCCCAGGGCCAGGTGGCCTGGCCTAAGCCCTTGGAAGGCTTGGCCCAGGTGGCCTTCCGGAGCCAGGGAATCCAGTGGCAGGCTGAGGTGCGAAGCCCCGGGGTAACCCTGGCCCTCTTCCAGGCCCTGGACCTGTCGGGGGAGGTACGGGGGGAGGGGGATCGGGTATCGGGGCGGCTTGGGCCAGTGACCCTCTTTGGCACCTGGAGCGATCTTGCCCTCCACCTGGCCCCCACGCCCTTGACGGTGGGGGGCCTCGAGGGGAAAGGAAGGCTTCTTGGGGGGAGGCTTAGGGCCAGCTTGCGCTATAACTCCCCTTACACCGCCTTTCCCCTGGAGGTGTGGCAGGAGGCAGGGGCCTACCGCTTCCAGACCCCCTATGGGGAAGGGGTGTACCGGGGTGGGGCCTTAGCCCTTAGCCTCCGGGGGTTACCCATCCGGGCCTTGGAGGAGTTCCGGCTTTCCGGCCACGCCCTGTACCGGGAAGGGGGGCTTTCGGGAAAGCTTAGCCTAAGGGGCCGCTACCTGGAGGCGGAAGGAAGTTTGCGGCGCCTGGGGGCGGAGGTCCAGGGGAGGGTCAGGACCCCCTTGGGGGAGCTTCCCTTCGCCGGGGCCTACGACCCCGAGCCCGGCCTGGTCCTAAGGGCCCAGGACCTTTTCCTGCGCTACCGCAGGGGAGTAAGCCTGAAGGGAAGGGCGGAGCTTGGACCCTTAACCCTCTGGGCGGACCTGGCCTGGGACGGGGGTTTCCGGGGCCAGGCCCGGGTGGAAACCCCCTGGGTGGCGGGAGTTCTCCAGGGGAAGGGCGGGAGGCTGGTTTTGGCGGAGATGAAGGGGTACGCCCAAGGGGAAGGGGAGGTCTACCCGGAGCTACGGATTGCGGGCCGGCTTCTCCCTCCCTGGCCGGAGGGCCTCGAGGTGCCCCCCTTGCCCTTCCACCTGGACCGAAGGGGGCTGGAGGTGGAGGGCGTGGGGCGGCTGGACTTCGCCGAAAGGTTCCCCTTTCATCTGGACCTCCCCTGGAGTTACCGGGGCCTTTCAGGAGGGTTCCAGGCGGTGGGCACCCTGGAGGGAGGCCGTCTTGCCCTTTCCCTTCCCTACGGCCGCCTGGAGGCCCTGGGGGCCTGGCGGGACCTGCGGGTAAGGGGGCAGGGGGAGGTCCCTCACCTGGGGAAGGTGGAGGTTGCAGGGAGTGCCGATCTCCTAAGGCTTTCCTACCGGGCCCAGGCCCGCTTGGGGAAACCCACTTTGACCTTAAGCTTGGTGGGGCAGGGGGCAGGCTTGCGCTTTTTGGGCCAAGCCCCCGGCCTTCGCATCCTAGGGGGGTATGAGAAGGGGCTGAGCCTCTTGCTGCAGGCGGAAGGGTTTGACCTTTCCCCTTGGGGGCTTCCCGCAAGGGTTACCGGTACCTGGGGGACTCGAGGGGGAAGGCTGCAGCTGGAAAGCCCCTACGGAGAGGCGCTCCTCACGGGGGAGGAGCCTCTTAGGGCTAGGGTGAGGTTTCGGGGGCCTTTTGTTTGGGGCGAGGCCAGGATCTCCCCGGAAGGGCTTTTCCTGAAGGTGGAGGGGGCCTACGGGGAGGAGGGCGTGGGGGTCCGCCTGGCGGGGGAAGGAGGCGGGCCCTGGCAGGCCCTGAGCCTGGGCTTTTCTGGTGAGGCCCACCTCCCGTACCTGGGGTCCTTGCCCCTGAAGGGCCGGGTTTGGACTGAGGAGGGGAGATGGCGCTACCAGGTACAAGGTCCCCTCTTCCTGGAAGGGGAGGGGCTGGCCTATAGGGGGGGCTTTGCCCTACCCTTCAGCGCCTGGGGTAGGGAAGGTAGGCTGGAAGGGAGCTTCCAGGGGGAGGGACTCCGGCTGGAGGGGGAAGGGGAGGGGCGCTGGGCCGGCCTACCCTTTGCCTTCCAGGGGAGTTTTGCGGAAAACCCCTTCCTAGAACTGCGTTGGGAGGGCGGAAGGGCGGAGCTTAGGGGGGAGGAGGTGGGGTTTTCCTTGGAGGAGGTGGCCCCCGTGGCGGAGGTTCTTGGCCTTCCCCTTAAGGGCATGGCCCAGGGACGGCTTTCCCTGAAGGGAGTGGGGGAGGCCTGGGCCCAGGTGCGGTATGGGACGGAACCCTTGGCGGTGGCCTACCGGGAAGGGGTGCTTCGCCTTTTCCTGACCGAGCGCCATGTGGGCCTGGCTTGGAATCCCCGGGAGGCACGGCTTTGGGGCCTTGGGGAGATTTTGGGGGAAGGGTGGCTCCGCCTGGGGCCTGGGCTTAAGGGGGAGGCGGAGGGAGACTTCCGCTATGGCCACCTGGAGCTTGGCCTCAAAGGGCCCTTGGAGGATCTGGTCCTGGAGGCCCGTTACCAGCAGGAAGAGCTGGGAAGGACGGAGCTTTTGGGCCTGGTAAACCTCTTGGCCCTCAAGGGCCAGGGCACCTTGCGCCACGCCTCCTCCTACGGGGAAGGGGAGGTGGCCCTAACTTGGGAGGGTACCCGCTACGCCGGGGAAGGAGGGTTCCGTAGCCTACGGTACCTGGAGCAGGAGGGGCCGGTCCACCTTCGGGGGGAAGGAGCCAGGTTGGAGGCCAGCTGGCAGGCTCCCTTGGCCCTCCGGCTTAGCTATGACGGGGCCTGGCGGCTTTGGGCGAAGGGGCAAGGGGAGGTCCAGGGAATGGCCTTGCGGGCGGACCTCACCTGGGGTCCTGAGGGGTACTTGGGGGAGGTTTGGGCGGAGGGGCGGGGCTTGGCCCTAAGGGGGAAGGGGGAGGGGCCTTTGCGCCTGGAGCTTTTGGGGAAAGACCTTCCAGGAGAGGTAAGGGCGGAGGCCACCCTGGAGGGCCTTTTCCTTTCAGGAAGGGCCCGGTACCGCCTGGGATTGGCGGGGTCGCAGGCGAGTTCTGGAGCCGATCTAGAGGTCAAAGGCGTTTTCCAGGGGAGGTTGCCGAGGCTTTCCCTAGAGGGCCAGGGGGGGCTGTTTGGGGAAGGGGAGGTTCTGCCCTTGCGCTTCACCTACGATTACCGGGGCGGGCCTTTGCGGGTGGAGGACCTCTTTTTGGCGGGCGAAGGGGAGGGTTACCACCTAAGCCTAAAGGAAGGACGCCTCAGCCTAATGCTGGATAAGGACCTTACCCCCTTTGGCCTGCCGGTGCGTTTGAAGGTCCAGGGGGATGGGCCATGGCAGGAGGCCCTCCGGGTGAGCTTGGAACGCGCGGAGGGGGTGCTTTCCGGTAGGGCCTGGCTGTGGCCCTTCCGGGCGGAGCTTTCCGGGGAGGTGCTGGGGGAAAGGGTGGGGGTCGGGTACCGGGATGGCGAGGTGGTGGGGGTTTTCCAAGGCCCGAGGTTTTCCGGGGAGGCCCGTTACCGGAAAGGGCTTTCTGGCCTTTTGACCCTCCGCTACCCCTTGCCCGGGGGGAGCCTAGCGGGGAGCGTGGACCTGGGCCAAGGCATTTTCGCCCTTCAAGGGGAAGGGGCCTGGCGGGGAGACCTTAAGGGGGGCTTCTGCTTGCCCCTGCCATTGGGAAGGTGTCCGGGCTTGGAGGGGGAGGTCCGGGGAGGGTTGGCCTACGGGGAGTATGCCTTTTCCGGCAGCTACGTTTACCGGGCGAAGGAGGGCTACCTGGGGGCGCTTTCTGGGGAGGGTAGGCTTTCTACCCCTTACGGGGATCTCTTGGCCCGAGGGCGAGGGCTGGGCCTCGACCTTTTGGGGGAGGGGCTTCCCCTGGAGGGGCGCCTGGACCTTTCCCCTTTCCACCTGGCCTACCGCTATGCCGGAGCCTTGCCCAAGGGGCTTGGCGAGCTCTGGGCCCAAGGGGTCTATCCCGGGGAATGGCTTAGGGGCCGGTACCGTTACGGGGAGGTGGAGCTTGCCCTTTTGGGCCTTCCCGGGTTCCAGGTGGGGGTGGAGGGGCAGGGGGTCTTTGGACAACTGGGTCCAGAGGGTCTGGCCTTGGTGTTCCAGGGGTTCGCTTACGGTCCCTTGGCCTTGTCCGGAAGGGTGGAAGGCCCTTGGGCGGAGGTGGGTTTGCGCCTGGACCTGGCGGCCCTTGGCCGCAGGACCGAGGTGCAGGGGCGCTATGGGGTGAAGGGGCTTTCCTTGGCCTTTTCCGGAGACCTGGAGGGGGAGGTGGCCTGGAAGGAGGCCTGGCGGGGGAGGCTGGCCTTTAAGGAGGGAAGCCTGGAGCTATCCGGGAAGGGCCTTCCCGAGGCCCAAGGGGAGGTCTTAGGGGAAAGGGTGCGCCTGGCCTGGCCGCTATTGGAGGTGGGGGGTATCCGCCTGGACCTGGCCTCCCGCCGGGCGGAAGGGGAGGGAAGGGTTTTTCAGGGCCTTCTTCCCGGGGGACTGGCCGTGCGGGGGGAGGGGGAGGGCCTAAAGGTGGGGTACCGGGTACCCGGCTTGGACCTGCCCTTGGAGGGAAGCCTGGACCTAAAGGAGCTTTCCCTGCTGCTTGCCAGCCCAGAAGGGGAAGGGGCCTTGCGCTACGCCGGAGGGAGGGTGGAGGGGTCCTTGGCCTTGCGCCCTTACGGCTTCCCCTTGCGCCTGGAGGGGGAGGGGGAGCGGGTGCGGCTTATGGGGGAGCATCCCGCCTTCCCCTGGTGGGTGGCGGGGGCAGGGAGCCTGGAGGGAGAGGTGGACCTTTCCGGAGCCTACCGGCTTACCTACCGGGCGGGGGAGCAGGTCCTCAGACTTTCGGGGAAGCTTCTCCAGGCCCGCCTCGAGGCCCAGGGCCCCTACCTTGCTGGTGCCCTTTCCTACCCCGCGGCGGGGGAGCTTCGGGTAGACCTTCCCCTTCCCCCCCTGGAAAGCCGCTTCCGGGGCCGGGTCTTTGGCGAGGGGTACAGGGTGGAAGGGGTGTTGGAGGGAGGGGTGGGCCGCATCACCGCCAAGGGCACGCTCTTTCCCCTGGCTGGGGAGGTGCACCTGGAGCGGGCCAATCTGGAAGACTTTGCCGGCCGTTATGCCCCCTACTTGAAAGGCTGGGTTTCTGGAAATCTGGCCATAAAAGGCCTGGAAGCCCAGGCCCAGTTGGAAGGGGAGGCAGGGGTGTCCGGCACCCGCCTGCCCCTTCGCTTCCTGGGCCTCCTGGCGCGGGGAGGGGTCAGGGGGGAGGGACGGCTTGGGGAAAGCGCCTTCCGGGTGGACCTCAAGGGGGAGCGGCTGGACCTTACCGCTTCCCCTAGGGGTTTCCCCCTCCACCTCCTCCTCATGGCGGTGGCGGGCCCCTTGGAGGGGGAGGCCTACTGGACGGGAGCGGTGCGCCTGCGCCTTCCCCTCTCGGATCCCCTAAAGGGCGAGGGGGTCTTGGTGGGGGAGGCCTTGCGCTTTGTGGGGGCGGGGGATGAGCTTAGGGGCCAGGCGGTCCTGCGGTTGGAGGGCGGGCGGGTCCATGTGGACCGGCTTAGCCTTTCGGGCCGGGGAAGCTGGGAGGGTGGGGGGTACTGGGGTAAGGAGGGAAGCGACCTTTATCTGAGCCTTAGGGACACGGTCTTCACCCCCGTGCTCCAGGTGGTCCCGGCCCTGAAACCCTACCGGCCTGAGGGCTCGGGGAGCCTGCTGCTTCGCCTCAGGGGGGATGGCTTCCAGGCGGAGTTCAGGGATTTCCGTTTCCGGTTAGGGCCGGTGGCCGGGTACTTGCCCCAAGGGCTTCTTTCCCTAAACGGCGGGGCCAAAGCGGAAGGGGAGCTTACCCTTTCCGCCCCCTTCCCGGGAAGGGCCAGGCTGGGCCTCGAGGGGCGCTTGGAGGACTTCCGCGTGAGCGCCAAGGGCACGGTTTCCCTCCCAGGGCTTAAGGAGGAAACCCCGGCGGAGGTGGCCTTCCGCTACCCCGGTTACGGGGTGGAGATCCAGCTGGGGGAGGCCCAGGCCCAGGGGACCCTTTTCCCCTTGCGCCTGGCCGGTTATGGCCGGCTTCCCCTTTACTACCCGCAGTACTACCTCCAGGAAGGGCTTTTGGACGTGAAGGGCTTCTTCCTCTACGAGGAAAAGGGCACCTACCACCTCACGGGAAACGCTGAGGTCCTAAGGGCCCGCCTGGCCCTGCCGGAGGCCCAGACCCGGCAGCTTTCCCGCGAGGGGGTGGCCTTGCAGGCCCCCACGGGGAAGCCCACACCTGTGCCCTTGGTGTTTGATGGGGTGCGGGTTTATGCAGAACGGGGCATCCTGGTGCAGGAAAGCCTGGCCCAAGGGGAGCTCAAGGGGGAGGTCTTCTTGGGCGGTAGCTACGGGGACCCCTTCTTGGCGGGGGAGGTGCGAAGCCTTTGGGGAAGCTTTAGGCTATGGGACTCCTTGTTTACCCTGGATCCTGGGGAAAGCGTCTTGCGTTTCCGGCCGGATCGGGGCCTCCTGCCCGAGTTTGGGCTGAAGGCCCTGGCGGAGACCCGGGGCTACAAGGTGGTGCTAATGGCCAGCGGGGAGTTCCTGCGGGAAAACGGCCGGGTAAAGGTGCGCCTCGAGCCCCGCTTCACCTCCGACCCCCCCCTCAGCGAGCCGGAGATCTACGCCCTTCTCACCCTGGGCACCCCCGATGTGAACCGCCTGGCGGAAACCCTGCCCCAGGCGGCCCTGGGGGCCGCCTTGGAGAACCTGGTCCTGGGGCAGCTGGAACGGGAGCTCACCAAGGCTCTGGGATTGGACCGTTTCCAGCTGCAGGTGCCCATCCTGCAGGGCGGGGATCTAGGGGATGTGCGATTTTCCGTGGGTAAGTACCTGAGCCCGGAGCTCTTCTTGGGCTACGAGGTGGACCTAAGGGGAGAGCAGACCCTAAGCGCCCAGTACCGGTGGGATGGGCTGACCTTCTCCTTGGCCTCCACCTTCCTGCCCGGGGATGGCAGGCTTTCCCGCTTCACCTTTGCCCTGGGGTACGACCTGACCCCCACCCTGGGGTTGACCTTTAGCCTCGAGGCCGCCGACGCCACCCGTTTCAGCGTGGGGGCCCTTTACCGGTGGTAG